The following are encoded in a window of uncultured Pseudomonas sp. genomic DNA:
- the ispD gene encoding 2-C-methyl-D-erythritol 4-phosphate cytidylyltransferase: protein MNNPELPPFWALIPAAGIGSRMRADRPKQYLQLAGKSILEHTLGCFLEHPQLRAVVVSLAADDPYWPSLACASDQRIQRADGGAERADSVLNGLLRLSELGAEDQDWVLVHDAARPNLARSDLDLLLAELAADPVGGLLAVPARDTLKRASADGRVQATVDRSTIWQAFTPQMFRLGELQRALADALIAGVAVTDEASAMEWAGQAPRLIEGRADNLKVTRPEDLQSLNLLWQGRC, encoded by the coding sequence ATGAATAACCCTGAACTCCCCCCTTTCTGGGCGCTGATTCCAGCTGCCGGTATTGGCAGTCGGATGCGTGCCGACCGGCCTAAGCAGTACCTGCAACTGGCCGGCAAAAGCATTCTCGAGCACACCCTGGGGTGCTTTCTCGAACATCCCCAGTTGCGCGCGGTGGTGGTTAGCCTGGCGGCCGATGACCCTTATTGGCCCAGCCTGGCGTGTGCCAGTGACCAGCGCATTCAGCGCGCCGATGGTGGTGCTGAGCGCGCCGACTCAGTGCTCAATGGCTTGCTGCGCTTGAGTGAATTGGGTGCAGAGGATCAGGACTGGGTGTTGGTGCATGATGCCGCGCGGCCGAATCTGGCCCGCAGCGACTTGGACTTATTGCTCGCCGAGTTGGCTGCTGATCCGGTGGGGGGGCTGCTCGCTGTGCCCGCCCGCGACACGCTCAAGCGGGCGAGCGCAGATGGCCGAGTGCAGGCCACGGTTGATCGCTCAACCATCTGGCAGGCGTTTACCCCGCAGATGTTTCGCCTGGGTGAGCTGCAGCGGGCGCTGGCCGATGCGCTGATTGCCGGGGTGGCGGTTACCGATGAGGCCTCTGCTATGGAGTGGGCGGGGCAAGCCCCGCGGCTGATTGAGGGGCGTGCCGATAACCTCAAAGTCACGCGACCGGAAGACCTGCAGAGCCTCAATCTACTCTGGCAAGGGCGCTGCTAG
- the tilS gene encoding tRNA lysidine(34) synthetase TilS, producing the protein MSLSARLLESLAPWRNAPAWHIALSGGLDSTVLLHLLAGLAQREALPPLSAIHIHHGLQSAADAWPAHCRELCAGLSVPLQVEYVQVVPGASLERAARDARYAAFAARLDAGEVLLTAQHRDDQAETLLFRLLRGAGVQGLAAMQVSRALAAGRLVRPLLNCSRAELQVYAVEQKLSWVDDPSNTDERFSRNYLRRQVLPSLLKRWPQALVSLSRTAAHLGEAGQLLDELAQQDVAAAEVSGEFAWLPLPRLALPALRGLSEPRQRNALRYWLRPLTAMPDSEHWVGWQALRDAAVDAAPVWRLAAGELRRSDECLWWLAGDWLRSPAQLARAVHGAQCAVLPGNGCVRIEGRLPAGNWQLGYRRAGEQILLQGRGHRDLKRLFNELRVPVFVRERLPLLRLDGQVVAVANLPGLDGALDGSWQLHWQPPTSDQGLS; encoded by the coding sequence ATGAGCTTGAGCGCCAGGCTGCTGGAATCTCTGGCGCCCTGGCGCAACGCGCCGGCTTGGCATATCGCCTTGTCCGGTGGGTTGGATTCCACGGTGCTGTTGCACCTGCTGGCCGGCCTCGCGCAACGCGAGGCATTGCCGCCACTTTCCGCCATCCATATTCATCACGGTTTACAGAGCGCTGCCGATGCCTGGCCGGCGCATTGCCGTGAGCTGTGCGCGGGGCTATCTGTGCCGTTACAGGTTGAGTATGTGCAGGTTGTCCCAGGAGCCAGTCTTGAGCGTGCAGCGCGTGATGCTCGTTACGCCGCTTTTGCTGCACGCTTGGATGCTGGTGAGGTGCTGCTGACTGCGCAGCATCGCGATGATCAAGCGGAAACCTTACTGTTTCGCCTGCTGCGCGGTGCCGGTGTGCAGGGTTTGGCGGCGATGCAGGTGAGTCGCGCATTGGCGGCGGGGCGCCTGGTTCGGCCGCTTCTGAACTGTTCGCGGGCTGAGTTGCAGGTTTATGCCGTCGAACAAAAGCTCAGCTGGGTCGACGATCCATCAAATACCGATGAGCGGTTCTCGCGTAATTACTTGCGTCGCCAGGTGCTGCCGTCATTGCTCAAGCGTTGGCCGCAGGCGCTGGTCAGCCTGTCGCGCACCGCCGCGCACTTGGGTGAGGCGGGGCAGTTGCTTGATGAGCTGGCGCAGCAGGATGTCGCGGCCGCTGAGGTGTCGGGCGAGTTTGCCTGGCTACCGCTGCCACGCCTGGCGCTGCCTGCACTACGCGGTTTGAGTGAGCCGCGTCAGCGTAATGCGCTGCGTTATTGGCTGCGACCGTTGACGGCGATGCCGGATAGCGAGCATTGGGTCGGTTGGCAGGCGCTGCGCGATGCGGCGGTCGATGCTGCGCCGGTCTGGAGGCTGGCGGCGGGTGAGTTACGCCGCAGTGATGAGTGCTTATGGTGGTTGGCGGGTGACTGGCTGCGCTCGCCGGCACAGCTCGCTAGAGCGGTTCACGGTGCTCAGTGCGCGGTGTTGCCGGGTAATGGCTGTGTGCGTATTGAAGGCCGATTACCGGCGGGCAACTGGCAGTTGGGTTATCGCCGCGCTGGTGAGCAGATCCTCTTGCAGGGACGCGGGCATCGTGATTTGAAACGCTTGTTCAATGAGTTACGGGTGCCGGTTTTTGTGCGTGAGCGCTTGCCGTTGCTACGTTTGGATGGCCAAGTTGTGGCGGTCGCCAATCTGCCAGGATTGGATGGCGCGCTCGACGGCAGTTGGCAATTACATTGGCAGCCGCCGACCAGCGATCAAGGTTTGAGCTGA
- the kdsA gene encoding 3-deoxy-8-phosphooctulonate synthase yields the protein MAQKIIKVGAIEIANDKPFVLFGGINVIESRELAMRACEEYVRVTDKLGIPYVFKASFDKANRSSVSSFRGPGLEEGMKVFEEIKKTFGVPVITDVHEPHQAQPVADVCDIIQLPAFLSRQTDLVVAMAKTGAVINIKKAQFLAPQEMKHILAKCEEAGNDQLILCERGSSFGYNNLVVDMLGFGTMKQMNYPVFFDVTHALQMPGGRADSAGGRRAQVTDLAKAGMSQGLAGLFLEAHPDPDNAKCDGPCALRLDKLEPFLTQLKQLDDLIKSFAPIETA from the coding sequence ATGGCGCAGAAAATCATCAAGGTTGGCGCTATTGAAATCGCCAACGACAAGCCCTTCGTGCTGTTCGGCGGGATCAACGTCATTGAGTCGCGCGAGCTGGCCATGCGTGCCTGTGAAGAGTACGTACGGGTTACTGACAAGCTCGGTATCCCTTACGTGTTCAAGGCCAGCTTTGATAAGGCCAACCGCTCGTCCGTGAGCTCATTCCGTGGCCCAGGCCTGGAAGAGGGCATGAAGGTCTTTGAGGAAATTAAAAAGACCTTCGGCGTGCCGGTAATCACTGACGTGCATGAGCCGCATCAGGCGCAGCCCGTGGCTGATGTATGCGACATCATTCAGCTGCCGGCGTTTCTCTCGCGGCAAACTGATCTGGTCGTGGCCATGGCCAAGACCGGAGCGGTGATCAATATCAAAAAAGCCCAGTTCCTTGCGCCCCAGGAGATGAAGCACATCCTGGCTAAGTGTGAAGAGGCGGGTAATGACCAACTGATTCTCTGCGAGCGTGGCAGCTCCTTCGGCTACAACAACCTGGTAGTGGACATGCTCGGCTTCGGCACCATGAAGCAGATGAACTACCCGGTGTTCTTCGACGTAACCCACGCGCTGCAAATGCCGGGTGGGCGTGCCGACTCGGCCGGTGGTCGTCGTGCTCAGGTCACTGACCTGGCCAAGGCGGGTATGAGCCAAGGCCTGGCGGGCTTATTTTTGGAAGCGCATCCGGATCCGGATAACGCTAAATGTGACGGCCCTTGTGCCTTGCGTCTGGACAAGCTGGAACCGTTCCTCACTCAGCTCAAGCAGCTGGATGATTTGATCAAGAGTTTTGCGCCGATTGAGACTGCCTGA
- the eno gene encoding phosphopyruvate hydratase, with protein MAKIVDIKGREVLDSRGNPTVEADVILEGGIMGSACAPSGASTGSREALELRDGDKSRYLGKGVLKAVANINGPIRDLLLGKDAADQKALDLAMIALDGTENKATLGANAILAVSLAAAKAAAQAKGVPLYAHIADLNGTPGVYSMPVPMMNIINGGEHADNNVDIQEFMVQPVGAKTFSDALRMGTEIFHHLKAVLKARGLSTSVGDEGGFAPNLASNEDALAAIAEAVANAGYTLGDDVTLALDCASSEFFKDGQYDLAGEGKVFNAEGFADYLAGLSERYPIISIEDGMDESDWAGWKVLTDKIGNKVQLVGDDLFVTNTKILKRGIDESIGNSILIKFNQIGTLTETLEAIQMAKAAGYTAVISHRSGETEDSTIADLAVGTAAGQIKTGSLCRSDRVSKYNQLLRIEEQLAGKAPYKGRAEFRG; from the coding sequence ATGGCAAAGATCGTCGACATCAAAGGCCGTGAGGTTCTCGATTCCCGTGGTAACCCAACTGTGGAAGCCGATGTAATTCTCGAGGGCGGCATCATGGGCAGCGCCTGTGCGCCGTCTGGTGCCTCCACCGGTTCGCGTGAAGCACTGGAATTGCGTGATGGCGACAAGAGCCGTTACCTGGGTAAGGGCGTACTCAAGGCCGTGGCCAATATCAACGGCCCGATCCGCGACTTGCTGCTGGGCAAAGATGCCGCTGACCAGAAAGCCCTCGATTTGGCGATGATCGCCCTCGACGGTACTGAGAACAAAGCCACCCTGGGTGCCAACGCCATCCTTGCGGTGTCTTTGGCTGCTGCCAAGGCTGCCGCTCAGGCCAAGGGCGTGCCGCTGTATGCGCACATCGCCGACCTGAATGGCACCCCAGGTGTTTACTCGATGCCGGTACCGATGATGAACATCATCAACGGCGGCGAGCATGCCGATAACAACGTCGACATCCAGGAGTTCATGGTGCAGCCGGTCGGTGCCAAGACCTTCTCCGACGCCTTGCGTATGGGCACTGAGATCTTCCATCACCTGAAAGCGGTGCTGAAGGCCCGTGGCCTGAGCACCTCGGTCGGTGATGAAGGCGGTTTCGCGCCGAACCTGGCGTCCAACGAAGACGCGCTGGCAGCTATTGCCGAGGCTGTGGCCAATGCCGGTTACACCTTGGGCGATGACGTCACCCTGGCTCTGGACTGCGCCTCCAGCGAGTTCTTCAAGGATGGTCAGTACGACCTGGCTGGCGAAGGTAAAGTGTTTAACGCCGAAGGTTTCGCCGACTATCTGGCGGGTCTGTCCGAGCGCTACCCGATCATCTCCATTGAAGACGGCATGGACGAGTCCGATTGGGCGGGCTGGAAAGTCCTGACCGACAAGATCGGCAACAAGGTTCAGCTGGTTGGCGACGACTTGTTCGTCACCAATACCAAGATCCTCAAGCGTGGTATTGACGAGTCGATCGGTAACTCGATCCTGATCAAGTTCAACCAGATCGGCACCCTGACCGAAACCCTGGAAGCCATCCAGATGGCCAAGGCTGCCGGTTACACCGCGGTTATCTCGCACCGCTCCGGTGAAACTGAAGACAGCACCATCGCCGACCTGGCAGTGGGCACTGCGGCGGGCCAGATCAAGACCGGCTCGCTGTGCCGTTCGGACCGTGTGTCCAAGTACAACCAGCTGCTGCGTATTGAAGAGCAGCTGGCGGGCAAGGCACCTTACAAGGGCCGCGCCGAGTTCCGTGGCTAA
- a CDS encoding CTP synthase: MTRYIFVTGGVVSSLGKGIASASLAAILEARGLKVTMLKLDPYINVDPGTMSPFQHGEVFVTHDGAETDLDLGHYERFIRTTMTKSNNFTTGRVYEDVLRRERRGDYLGATIQVIPHITDEIKRRIIKGAGDADVAMVEIGGTVGDIESQPFLEAIRQLRVEVGAKRAMLMHLTLVPYIATAGETKTKPTQHSVKELRSIGLQPDVLICRSDHPIDISSRRKIALFTNVEERAVISLEDVDTIYKIPGVLHAQGLDDFVIERFGLECNSADLSEWDRVVDAKLNPEHEVTIAMVGKYMELLDAYKSLIEAMSHAGIQNRTKVNLRYIDSEDIENKGTALLEGVDAILVPGGFGLRGVEGKITTVQYARENKIPYLGICLGMQVAVIEFARNVLGWNDANSSEFDTTSQHPVVGLITEWQDATGVTEQRTDASDLGGTMRLGAQDCQLQAGSQVHACYAKDVIVERHRHRYEVNNNLLPQLIEAGLKVTGRSGDGALVEVVEAPDHPWFVACQFHPEFTSTPRDGHPLFSGFVTAALAQKAKKA, encoded by the coding sequence ATGACGCGCTACATATTCGTCACGGGTGGTGTTGTTTCTTCATTGGGGAAAGGCATCGCCTCGGCTTCATTGGCGGCTATCCTGGAGGCGCGGGGCCTGAAGGTCACGATGCTCAAGCTGGATCCCTATATCAACGTCGATCCGGGCACCATGAGCCCGTTCCAGCACGGTGAGGTGTTCGTCACCCATGACGGCGCGGAGACCGACCTTGATCTGGGCCACTACGAGCGGTTTATCCGCACCACGATGACCAAGAGCAACAACTTCACCACTGGTCGCGTCTACGAAGACGTGCTGCGCCGTGAGCGCCGTGGTGATTACCTGGGCGCGACCATTCAGGTCATCCCGCACATCACCGACGAGATCAAGCGCCGCATCATCAAGGGTGCTGGCGATGCTGACGTGGCCATGGTTGAAATCGGCGGTACGGTCGGTGATATCGAATCGCAGCCGTTCCTCGAGGCGATTCGCCAGCTGCGTGTAGAAGTCGGTGCCAAGCGCGCCATGCTCATGCACCTGACTCTGGTTCCGTATATCGCCACTGCGGGCGAAACCAAAACCAAGCCAACCCAGCATTCGGTGAAAGAACTGCGCTCTATCGGCCTGCAGCCAGACGTGCTGATCTGCCGCTCCGACCACCCGATCGATATCTCCTCGCGCCGCAAGATTGCGCTGTTCACCAACGTTGAAGAGCGTGCGGTGATTTCCCTGGAAGACGTCGACACCATCTACAAGATTCCAGGTGTTTTGCATGCTCAGGGTCTGGATGATTTTGTCATCGAGCGTTTCGGCCTGGAATGCAACAGTGCTGATCTGTCCGAGTGGGACCGCGTGGTTGATGCCAAGCTCAACCCGGAGCACGAAGTCACTATCGCCATGGTCGGCAAGTACATGGAGTTGCTGGATGCCTACAAGTCGCTGATTGAAGCGATGAGCCATGCCGGTATCCAGAACCGCACCAAGGTCAATCTGCGTTATATCGACTCCGAAGACATCGAGAACAAAGGCACTGCGCTGCTTGAAGGCGTGGATGCCATTCTGGTACCGGGTGGTTTCGGTCTGCGTGGTGTGGAAGGCAAGATCACCACCGTCCAGTACGCTCGCGAAAACAAAATTCCTTACCTGGGCATCTGCTTGGGTATGCAGGTTGCGGTCATCGAGTTCGCACGAAATGTGCTGGGCTGGAACGATGCCAACTCGTCCGAGTTTGATACCACTAGCCAGCATCCAGTGGTCGGCTTGATCACCGAGTGGCAGGACGCGACCGGTGTGACCGAGCAGCGTACCGATGCTTCGGATCTCGGTGGCACCATGCGCCTTGGCGCTCAGGACTGCCAGCTGCAGGCCGGTTCGCAAGTGCATGCCTGCTACGCCAAGGATGTGATTGTCGAGCGTCACCGTCATCGTTATGAAGTGAACAACAACCTGTTGCCACAGCTGATCGAAGCGGGCCTCAAGGTTACCGGCCGCTCGGGCGACGGCGCGCTGGTTGAAGTGGTCGAAGCGCCGGATCATCCATGGTTCGTCGCGTGCCAGTTCCATCCGGAGTTCACCTCTACTCCGCGTGACGGCCATCCGTTGTTCAGTGGCTTTGTCACTGCCGCGCTGGCCCAGAAAGCCAAGAAGGCATAA
- the ftsB gene encoding cell division protein FtsB, with product MRNNFYWVFIVLISVLAGLQYRLWVGDGSLAQVAQLQQQIADQQGENQQLQERNRILEAEVLELKSGMETVEERARHELGMLKEGETLYQLAE from the coding sequence ATGCGCAATAATTTCTACTGGGTGTTTATCGTGCTGATTAGCGTGCTGGCAGGCCTGCAATATCGCCTGTGGGTGGGTGATGGCAGCTTGGCGCAGGTGGCCCAGTTGCAACAGCAGATTGCCGATCAGCAAGGCGAGAACCAGCAACTGCAGGAGCGCAACCGGATTCTCGAGGCCGAGGTTCTGGAGCTGAAAAGTGGCATGGAAACCGTTGAGGAGCGTGCGCGGCACGAGTTGGGCATGCTCAAAGAGGGCGAAACCCTCTATCAGTTGGCTGAATGA
- the dnaE gene encoding DNA polymerase III subunit alpha, with amino-acid sequence MTASFVHLRLHTEFSLVDGLVRVKPLIKSVAAAGMPAVAVTDMSNMCSLVKFYKAAMGGGIKPICGADIWLASAEEDGPLSRMTLLAMNAQGYRNLTELVSRGWSEGQSNDLVIIQRDWVKAAAEGLIALSGAKEGEVGHALLDGELATAEALLQEWMAVFPERFYLEVQRTNRVNDEEHVHAAVALADKLGAPLVATNDVRFIKEDDFAAHETRVCIGEGRSLDDPRRLRTYSDQQYLKTPEEMAELFSDLPEALENTIEIAKRCNIEVQLGKYFLPDFPVPDGLTMDEYFRQVSFEGLEERLAVLWPKDTTPNYEEKRQVYIDRLNFELDIIIQMGFPGYFLIVMDFIKWAKNNGVPVGPGRGSGAGSLVAYVQKITDLDPLAYDLLFERFLNPERVSMPDFDVDFCMDGRDRVIDYVAEKYGRNAVSQIITFGTMAAKAVVRDVARAQGKSYGLADRLSKMIPFEVGMTLEKAYEMEEPLRDFLKVDEDAREIWDMSLRLEGICRGTGKHAGGVVIAPTKLTDFSPIACDDEGGGLVTQFDKDDVESAGLVKFDFLGLRTLTIIKWAMETINREQAKQGLPDLNIDFIPLDDKPTFQMLQKAETTAVFQLESRGMKELIKKLKPDCLEDMIALVALFRPGPLQSGMVDDFINRKHGREPISYPHQDYQYAGLEPVLKPTYGIILYQEQVMQIAQVMAGYTLGGADMLRRAMGKKKPEEMAKQRGGFIEGCANNGIDANLAGNIFDLVEKFAGYGFNKSHSAAYGLLSYQTAWLKAHHSAAFMAAVLSADMHNTDKVVTLIEECRSMKLRLDAPDVNISEFKFTVNNEGWIVYGLGAIKGVGEGPVEAIVEARQAGPFKDLFDFCSRVDLKRINKRTLEALIRSGALDRLGPYFHEELKAYKANIDRNRAVLLAAMEEAVQAAEQTARSHDSGHMDLFGGVFADAEADVYRNHLRARDLTLKERLKGEKDTLGLYLTGHPIDEYEGEVRRFARQRIVDLKPARGDQTIAGLVVNLRVMKNKKGDKMGFITLDDRSGRIEASLFAEAFNNAQALLQTDALVVVEGEVSNDDFSGGLRLRAKRVMSLEEARTGLADSLRIKLASSALKGDRLRWLAELCGRYRGACPITVDYSGADAKALLQFGEGWRIEPADSLIQALRDQFGRDNVFLHYR; translated from the coding sequence ATGACCGCCTCGTTCGTCCACCTGCGTTTGCACACCGAGTTTTCCCTGGTCGATGGGCTGGTGCGGGTCAAGCCGCTGATCAAGTCGGTGGCTGCTGCCGGCATGCCGGCCGTAGCGGTGACCGACATGAGCAATATGTGCTCGTTGGTGAAGTTCTATAAGGCCGCCATGGGCGGCGGCATCAAACCGATCTGCGGTGCCGACATCTGGCTGGCCAGCGCCGAGGAAGACGGCCCGCTGAGCCGCATGACTCTGCTGGCGATGAATGCCCAGGGCTACCGTAACCTGACGGAACTGGTCTCGCGTGGCTGGAGCGAAGGTCAGAGCAATGACCTGGTGATCATTCAGCGTGACTGGGTCAAAGCCGCCGCCGAAGGCCTGATTGCCCTGTCGGGTGCCAAGGAGGGCGAGGTGGGCCATGCTCTGCTCGATGGCGAGCTGGCCACGGCCGAGGCGTTGCTGCAAGAGTGGATGGCGGTGTTCCCCGAGCGCTTCTACCTCGAAGTGCAGCGCACCAACCGGGTCAACGATGAAGAGCACGTGCATGCGGCAGTGGCGCTGGCCGATAAGCTCGGCGCGCCGCTGGTGGCGACCAATGATGTGCGTTTTATCAAAGAAGATGACTTTGCCGCCCACGAGACCCGCGTGTGTATCGGCGAGGGCCGCAGCCTGGATGACCCACGCCGCCTGCGCACCTATTCCGATCAGCAGTACCTGAAGACCCCAGAGGAAATGGCCGAGCTGTTCAGTGACCTGCCCGAGGCGCTGGAAAACACCATCGAAATTGCCAAGCGCTGCAATATCGAGGTGCAACTGGGTAAATACTTCCTGCCGGACTTCCCCGTGCCTGACGGCCTGACCATGGACGAGTACTTCCGTCAGGTCTCCTTCGAGGGCTTGGAGGAGCGTCTGGCGGTGCTGTGGCCGAAAGACACCACGCCGAACTATGAAGAGAAACGTCAGGTTTACATTGATCGGTTGAATTTCGAGCTGGATATCATCATCCAGATGGGCTTCCCCGGTTACTTCCTGATCGTAATGGACTTCATCAAGTGGGCGAAGAATAACGGCGTCCCGGTTGGCCCAGGCCGTGGCTCAGGTGCCGGTTCGCTGGTGGCCTATGTGCAGAAGATCACCGACCTCGACCCGCTGGCTTATGACCTGCTGTTCGAACGCTTCCTCAACCCCGAGCGGGTCTCCATGCCCGACTTCGACGTCGACTTCTGCATGGACGGTCGTGACCGGGTGATCGACTACGTGGCGGAGAAATACGGGCGCAATGCGGTGAGCCAGATCATCACCTTCGGCACCATGGCGGCCAAGGCGGTGGTGCGTGACGTGGCGCGGGCTCAGGGCAAGTCTTACGGCCTGGCCGATCGCTTGTCGAAGATGATCCCCTTCGAAGTCGGCATGACCCTGGAAAAAGCCTACGAGATGGAGGAGCCGCTGCGCGATTTCCTCAAGGTCGACGAAGACGCCCGCGAGATCTGGGACATGTCGCTCAGGCTCGAAGGCATCTGTCGCGGCACCGGCAAACACGCCGGTGGTGTGGTTATCGCGCCGACCAAACTCACCGATTTCTCGCCGATTGCCTGCGATGACGAGGGCGGCGGGCTGGTGACCCAGTTCGATAAAGATGACGTGGAATCCGCCGGCCTGGTGAAGTTTGACTTCCTCGGCCTGCGTACCCTCACGATCATCAAGTGGGCGATGGAAACCATCAACCGCGAACAGGCCAAGCAGGGCCTGCCGGACCTGAACATCGACTTTATCCCGTTGGATGACAAGCCGACCTTCCAGATGCTGCAGAAGGCCGAAACCACCGCGGTGTTCCAGCTTGAATCGCGCGGCATGAAGGAACTGATCAAAAAGCTCAAGCCGGACTGTCTGGAGGACATGATCGCTCTGGTGGCGCTGTTCCGTCCGGGGCCGCTGCAGTCGGGCATGGTGGACGACTTTATCAACCGTAAGCACGGTCGTGAGCCGATTTCCTACCCGCATCAGGATTATCAATACGCGGGGCTGGAGCCGGTGCTCAAGCCGACTTACGGCATCATCCTGTATCAGGAACAGGTGATGCAGATTGCCCAGGTCATGGCTGGTTACACCCTCGGTGGTGCAGACATGCTGCGCCGCGCCATGGGTAAGAAGAAGCCTGAGGAAATGGCCAAGCAGCGCGGCGGCTTTATTGAAGGCTGCGCCAATAACGGCATTGATGCGAACCTGGCAGGTAACATCTTCGACCTAGTGGAGAAGTTCGCCGGTTACGGCTTCAACAAATCGCACTCGGCTGCCTATGGTCTGCTCTCTTACCAGACTGCCTGGCTCAAGGCCCACCATTCGGCGGCCTTTATGGCGGCGGTGTTGTCGGCGGATATGCACAACACCGACAAGGTCGTGACCCTGATCGAGGAGTGCCGCAGCATGAAGCTGCGCCTCGATGCGCCGGATGTGAATATCTCCGAGTTCAAGTTCACGGTTAACAATGAAGGCTGGATTGTTTACGGCCTTGGCGCGATCAAAGGGGTCGGCGAAGGGCCGGTGGAGGCGATCGTTGAAGCGCGGCAGGCGGGGCCGTTCAAGGACCTGTTCGATTTCTGCTCGCGGGTTGATCTCAAGCGCATTAACAAGCGCACGCTGGAGGCATTGATCCGCAGCGGCGCGCTGGACCGTCTCGGCCCGTACTTCCATGAAGAGTTAAAAGCCTACAAGGCCAATATCGACCGTAACCGCGCCGTGCTGCTGGCTGCCATGGAGGAGGCGGTGCAGGCTGCCGAGCAAACCGCACGCAGCCACGACAGCGGTCATATGGACCTGTTTGGCGGGGTGTTTGCCGATGCCGAGGCGGATGTTTACCGCAATCACTTGCGTGCCCGTGACCTGACGCTCAAAGAGCGCCTTAAAGGTGAGAAAGATACCCTGGGTCTTTACCTGACCGGTCACCCGATCGACGAGTATGAAGGCGAAGTGCGGCGCTTTGCCCGTCAGCGCATCGTTGACCTCAAGCCGGCGCGGGGTGATCAGACGATTGCCGGCCTGGTGGTTAACCTGCGGGTGATGAAGAATAAAAAAGGCGACAAGATGGGCTTTATTACCCTCGATGACCGCTCCGGACGGATCGAGGCCTCTTTGTTTGCCGAAGCGTTCAACAATGCACAGGCGCTGCTGCAGACCGACGCCTTGGTGGTGGTTGAAGGCGAGGTGAGTAATGACGACTTCTCCGGCGGTCTGCGCCTGCGCGCCAAGCGCGTGATGAGCCTGGAGGAGGCGCGTACGGGGCTGGCTGACAGCTTGCGAATCAAACTCGCCAGTAGCGCCTTAAAAGGTGATCGTCTGCGTTGGCTGGCCGAGCTGTGTGGGCGTTATCGCGGTGCTTGCCCCATTACTGTTGACTACAGTGGTGCTGACGCCAAGGCGCTCTTGCAGTTTGGTGAGGGCTGGCGGATTGAGCCGGCTGACAGTCTGATTCAAGCATTGCGTGACCAGTTCGGCCGCGACAACGTCTTTTTGCACTACCGCTGA
- a CDS encoding acetyl-CoA carboxylase carboxyltransferase subunit alpha codes for MNPNFLDFEQPIADLQAKIEELRLVGNDNSLNITDEIARLQVKSSSLTESIFGNLSSWQIAKLARHPRRPYTLDYLQHIFTEFDELHGDRHFSDDAALVGGVARLDGEPVMVIGHQKGREVREKVRRNFGMPRPEGYRKACRLMEMAERFKMPILTFIDTPGAYPGIDAEERNQSEAIAWNLRVMARLKTPIIATVIGEGGSGGALAIGVCDQLNMLQYSTYSVISPEGCASILWKTAEKAPDAAEAMGITAERLKGLGIVDQVIGEPLGGAHSDPAAAAESVRQALLTQLDMLKTFDTEALLKRRYERLMSYGIA; via the coding sequence ATGAACCCGAATTTTCTCGATTTCGAACAGCCGATCGCCGACCTGCAAGCCAAGATCGAAGAGCTTCGCCTGGTTGGTAACGACAACTCGCTGAACATCACTGATGAAATCGCACGCCTGCAGGTTAAGAGCAGCTCGCTGACCGAAAGCATTTTCGGCAACCTGAGCAGCTGGCAGATCGCCAAGCTGGCGCGCCACCCGCGCCGTCCTTACACCCTGGATTACCTGCAGCACATCTTTACTGAGTTTGATGAGCTGCATGGTGATCGGCATTTTTCCGATGACGCCGCCCTGGTTGGTGGTGTAGCGCGCTTGGACGGTGAGCCGGTGATGGTCATCGGTCACCAGAAAGGCCGTGAAGTTCGCGAAAAAGTACGCCGCAACTTCGGCATGCCGCGTCCTGAGGGCTACCGCAAGGCGTGTCGCCTGATGGAAATGGCTGAACGCTTCAAAATGCCGATCCTGACCTTTATCGATACCCCGGGTGCTTATCCGGGTATCGATGCCGAAGAGCGCAACCAGAGTGAGGCGATTGCCTGGAACCTGCGCGTCATGGCGCGGTTGAAGACGCCGATCATTGCCACGGTGATCGGTGAGGGTGGGTCCGGCGGCGCACTGGCCATTGGTGTGTGCGATCAGTTGAACATGCTGCAGTACTCCACCTACTCGGTGATCTCGCCGGAAGGCTGCGCCTCGATTCTGTGGAAGACTGCGGAGAAAGCGCCAGATGCCGCTGAGGCGATGGGCATCACCGCTGAGCGCCTGAAAGGCTTAGGCATCGTCGATCAGGTGATTGGCGAGCCGCTCGGTGGTGCACACAGTGACCCGGCGGCTGCCGCTGAGTCGGTGCGTCAGGCGTTGTTAACCCAGCTGGACATGCTCAAAACGTTCGATACGGAGGCGTTGTTGAAGCGTCGTTATGAGCGTTTGATGAGCTACGGCATCGCCTAA